A stretch of the Mycolicibacterium celeriflavum genome encodes the following:
- a CDS encoding TauD/TfdA dioxygenase family protein codes for MTVLMINKLTASVGAEVLGLDSDALAGDDALGAAILDALEDNGVLVFPGLGLTPEAQVAFCRRLGEIDHSSDGHHPVAGIYPVTLDKSKNSSAAYLRATFDWHIDGCTPTNGECPQKATVLSAKQVAESGGETEFANSYAAYEAFSDEEKERFGALRVVHSLEASQRRVTPDPSPELVARWRSRPTHEHPLVWTHRSGRKSLVLGASADYVVGMDLDDGRALLADLLDRATRPDLVYSHRWSVGDTVIWDNNGVLHRAAPYDPDSPREMLRTTVLGDEPIQ; via the coding sequence ATGACTGTGCTGATGATCAACAAGCTCACGGCATCCGTCGGCGCCGAGGTGCTCGGGCTGGATTCCGACGCCCTGGCAGGAGACGACGCGCTCGGCGCCGCCATCCTTGACGCGCTGGAAGACAACGGCGTGCTCGTGTTTCCGGGTCTCGGCCTGACACCCGAGGCGCAGGTGGCGTTCTGCCGGCGACTCGGCGAGATCGACCATTCGTCCGACGGTCACCATCCGGTTGCGGGCATCTATCCGGTGACGCTCGACAAATCGAAGAACTCGTCCGCGGCTTACCTGCGGGCCACCTTCGACTGGCACATCGACGGTTGCACGCCGACCAACGGCGAGTGCCCGCAGAAGGCGACTGTGCTTTCCGCCAAGCAGGTGGCCGAGAGCGGCGGTGAGACGGAGTTCGCCAACTCCTATGCGGCCTACGAGGCGTTCAGCGACGAGGAGAAGGAACGCTTCGGAGCGCTGCGGGTGGTTCATTCGCTCGAGGCGTCGCAGCGTCGCGTCACGCCGGATCCATCGCCGGAGCTGGTGGCCAGGTGGCGTTCGCGACCCACCCACGAGCATCCGCTGGTGTGGACGCACCGCAGCGGTCGCAAATCGCTGGTGCTGGGTGCTTCGGCGGACTACGTCGTCGGCATGGATCTCGACGATGGTAGGGCGCTGCTTGCCGACCTGCTCGACCGTGCCACCCGGCCGGACCTGGTGTACAGCCACCGGTGGTCTGTCGGCGACACGGTCATCTGGGACAACAACGGTGTACTGCACCGCGCGGCGCCGTACGACCCT